The following coding sequences lie in one Rutidosis leptorrhynchoides isolate AG116_Rl617_1_P2 chromosome 6, CSIRO_AGI_Rlap_v1, whole genome shotgun sequence genomic window:
- the LOC139853442 gene encoding uncharacterized protein produces the protein MENKLHNLPPNKRFNLLHQDPNFSIPSCLPVKKRKESRDPPSITSDLYYGSATYCLPAKKRICAFNPNHLPDKPFTPFDLNVDYDPKSEIEQEQVQTKDQDQFQAQGNEDEDGILCAVCQSSDGDPLDPIVFCDGCNLMVHTTCYGDPLTKGVPEGDWFCSQCQITKKDKTLSLSCTLCPIKGGALKPTTKDGVWAHIVCALFIPEVFFCDPEGREGIDYSQVPKKRWGKKCYVCKETNGCVIDCSEHKCSLSFHVTCGLNQDLCIEYKEGKNKGAIVAGFCKSHTDLWLKQQATGKYKIVARKEE, from the exons ATGGAAAACAAACTTCATAACTTACCCCCTAACAAACGATTCAATCTTTTGCATCAAGATccaaacttttcaatcccttcatgCTTACCCGTAAAAAAACGAAAGGAATCACGAGACCCACCATCGATTACATCGGATCTTTATTACGGTTCTGCCACTTACTGCTTACCCGCCAAAAAAAGAATATGCGCCTTCAATCCAAATCACCTTCCTGACAAACCCTTTACACCATTTGACTTAAATGTCGATTACGACCCCAAGTCGGAGATTGAACAAGAACAGGTTCAAACTAAAGATCAAGATCAATTTCAAGCTCAAGGTAATGAGGATGAAGATGGGATTTTGTGTGCTGTATGTCAAAGCTCAGATGGGGATCCATTAGACCCAATTGTATTTTGTGATGGTTGTAATTTAATGGTGCACACAACTTGTTATGGTGACCCATTAACAAAAGGTGTTCCTGAAGGTGATTGGTTTTGTTCACAATGTCAAATTACTAAAAAGGACAAAACTTTATCATTATCTTGTACTTTATGCCCCATTAAAGGTGGTGCACTGAAGCCTACAACAAAAGATGGTGTTTGGGCACACATAGTGTGTGCATTGTTCATACCTGAAGTGTTTTTTTGTGACCCAGAAGGTAGAGAAGGGATTGATTATTCACAGGTTCCTAAAAAAAGATGGGGTAAAAAGTGTTATGTTTGTAAGGAAACAAATGGGTGTGTTATTGATTGTTCAGAACATAAATGTAGTTTAAGTTTTCATGTGACTTGTGGGTTGAATCAAGATTTGTGCATTGAGTATAAGGAGGGGAAAAACAAAGGGGCTATTGTTGCTGGGTTTTGTAAAAGCCATACTGATCTGTGGTTGAag CAACAAGCAACAGGGAAGTACAAGATTGTAGCAAGAAAAGAGGAGTAG